The following are encoded together in the Lathyrus oleraceus cultivar Zhongwan6 chromosome 3, CAAS_Psat_ZW6_1.0, whole genome shotgun sequence genome:
- the LOC127132631 gene encoding zinc finger CCCH domain-containing protein 1 isoform X1 codes for MALDANRAGTGASTSGTAKDEAAAKKKIESEDLSDEDLALKQQLELYVERVQDSEPGLQKVALESMRQEILTSTNFMIPVPKPLKFLRPHYGTLKTYYETMAESELKKYLADILSVLALTAEGERESLKYRLLGSEGDIGSWGHEYVRNLAGEIAQEYAKRQSFGMDNSDAKSAENQQTEQVCSFFRKPVNKKNIRKRTVDNEDNEDDSNNEGSLMHVQKKTMKPDNKLFFSSCSSKSSASTEPNEESEKHGFHFESSKEIQVQHDSKATATLETETDFLKDARAIRERALKQASESLKGKGTGSEDAKLYKGINYYKDHKAGFRREHTIAGEKAGGSHGPLRASSHIRVSARFDYQPDICKDYKETGYCGYGDSCKFMHDRGDYKSGWQMEKEWEEAEKSRRMRLAAGEDAEAEGANLNDDDDSDDDSLPFACFICRNPFVDPVSTKCKHYFCEHCALKHHAKNKKCFVCNQPTLGIFNVAHEIRKKMAEDNK; via the exons ATGGCTCTCGATGCTAATCGTGCCGGTACCGGCGCCAGCACAAGTGGAACCGCCAAAGACGAAGCAGCGGCAAAGAAGAAGATCGAGAGTGAAGATCTG TCAGATGAGGATTTGGCTCTGAAGCAACAACTCGAGTTGTATGTTGAGAGGGTTCAGGATTCCGAGCCGGGATTGCAGAAGGTTGCACTTGAGAGCATGAG ACAAGAAATTCTTACTTCAACCAACTTCATGATCCCAGTTCCCAAGCCACTGAAGTTTCTGCGCCCACATTATGGCACTCTTAAGACATATTATGAAACTATGGCGGAATCAGAGTTGAAG AAGTACTTGGCAGACATATTGTCAGTTTTGGCCCTTACTGCAGAAGGAGAACGA GAAAGTCTCAAATACAGATTACTAGGTTCAGAGGGCGATATTGGTTCATGGGGACATGAATATGTTAG AAATTTGGCTGGAGAAATTGCACAAGAATATGCAAAACGACAG TCTTTTGGCATGGATAATTCTGATGCCAAATCTGCTGAAAATCAGCAAACTGAACAAG TTTGTAGTTTCTTCCGAAAACCGGTTAATAAGAAGAATATAAGGAAACGAACTGTTGATAATGAAGATAATGAGGATGACTCGAACAATGAAGGCTCATTGATGCATGTTCAGAAAAAGACCATGAAGCCTGACAATAAGTTGTTCTTTTCCTCCTGCTCTTCAAAAAGCTCTGCATCTACTGAACCGAACGAAGAATCTGAGAAACACGGCTTTCATTTTGAGTCTTCCAAAGAGATTCAAGTTCAACATGATAGCAAAGCAACTGCGACTTTGGAGACTGAGACTGATTTTTTGAAAGATGCTCGTGCCATTCGTGAAAGAGCTCTCAAGCAAGCGTCGGAGAGTCTCAAGGGTAAGGGAACTGGCTCAGAGGATGCAAAATTATACAAGGGAATCAATTATTACAAAGATCATAAAGCTGGATTTCGTAGAGAGCACACAATTGCCGGTGAAAAGGCTGGTGGGTCACACGGTCCTCTCAGGGCTTCGTCTCACATACGAGTTTCAGCAAGATTTGATTATCAGCCTGATATATGCAAGGATTATAAGGAAACTGGTTACTGTGGGTATGGCGATTCATGTAAGTTTATGCATGATCGAGGTGATTACAAATCTGGGTGGCAGATGGAGAAGGAATGGGAAGAAGCTGAGAAATCAAGGAGGATGAGATTGGCTGCAGGTGAGGATGCGGAGGCGGAGGGTGCTAATTTGAATGACGATGATGATTCCGACGATGATTCATTACCATTTGCGTGTTTCATTTGTAGAAATCCATTTGTGGATCCTGTTTCAACCAAGTGCAAACACTACTTCTGTGAGCATTGTGCATTGAAG